The Streptomyces durmitorensis genome contains the following window.
GCCATCGGCAACCCCGCCGACGGGCCGTACGTCCTGGACATCGCGCGTCGCACGGGCGGTGCGGTGGAGGACGTGAACGACGAGCAGGTCGTCGATGCGATCAAGCTGCTCGCCCGGACCGAGGGGATCTTCGCGGAGACCGCCGGTGGTGTGACGGTCGGCGTCACGAAGAAGCTGATCGAGGCGGGCCTCATCGATCCCTCCCTGACCACGGTGGTCCTGAACACCGGTGATGGCCTCAAAACGCTTGACGCTGTCGCTGAGACTTCGCAGGCCACCGCTACCATCCGGCCCAGCCTTGACGCGTTCCGCGCCGCCGGGCTCGCCGACTAGCCGCCGTAGGGCCTGACCGCCGTCGTCGACGGCGGTCGTGGTCCGTCCTCGCGCAGTTCCCCGCGCCCCTGAAGGGGCCCCACACACCCCGAGGTGAAATCAATGAGCGTCAAGGTTCGCATCCCCACCATTCTTCGCACCTACACCGGCGGTCAGTCCGAGGTCGCCGCAGAGGGGGCGACCCTCTCCGAGGTCATCGCCGACCTGGAGGCCAAGCACGCCGGTATCGCGGCCCGTGTCCTGGACGACCAGGGCAAGCTGCGGCGCTTCGTGAACGTGTACGTGAACGACGACGACGTCCGTTTCGAGCAGGGCCTTCAGACCGCGACGCCGGACGGCGCGGGGGTCTCGATCATTCCCGCCGTCGCCGGTGGTTGATCCTTTAAAGAAACACCCTGCGTAATCTTCATTGCCCCCTCCGCGAGAGAAGCGGAGGGGGCAATTCCATGTGGTTGAGCGCGGTACAGTTGGGAAGCGAGCTTCCCCGTTTGTGCCGAGCGCATATACGAAGTCGCCCCGAGGGCGACAAGAAGTAGCCAAAGTGCACTGCCCATTTGCCCTTCTCGTGGCATTTGTCTGGCCCGACTTGCCCTGAACTCCGGTAAATCCTCCGCATATTTCCGATCAGGCGTGCCCAGAATTCTCGTCCGATTGACCTGTTGCAGAGGGCAGTTGGACAGATACATTCAGCCGCGGTCGACGCGTTCCGGCGCACGCCTCCACAACCCATTGGGGGGGTGAGGTCTGACCCGGGTCCGCGAAGTGCGGGTCCGTGCAAGGGCCAGTAATAGGGGAGTTAGGCATGGCTCAGGGCACCGTCAAGTGGTTCAACGCGGAGAAGGGGTACGGCTTCATCGCGGTCGACGGTGGTGCGGATGTTTTCGTCCACTACAGCGCGATTCAGATGGACGGCTACCGCACCCTTGAAGAAGGTCAGCGAGTTGAGTTCGAGATCTCGCAGGGCCAGAAGGGTCCGCAGGCGGACA
Protein-coding sequences here:
- a CDS encoding MoaD/ThiS family protein — protein: MSVKVRIPTILRTYTGGQSEVAAEGATLSEVIADLEAKHAGIAARVLDDQGKLRRFVNVYVNDDDVRFEQGLQTATPDGAGVSIIPAVAGG
- a CDS encoding cold-shock protein, whose protein sequence is MAQGTVKWFNAEKGYGFIAVDGGADVFVHYSAIQMDGYRTLEEGQRVEFEISQGQKGPQADMVKLAV